Below is a genomic region from Salinirussus salinus.
GTACCTACGAGGACCTCAACGTCACGCTGTTCGACGTGCCGGGTGCCGAGTTCAACGAGACCGAACTGACCGAGAACGACACTCTGATCGCCATGCCCCACGAGGAGACGAATAACAACACCGTCTACGACTTCGTGGCGACCGACGGCATGGAGGACGGTCCCTTCGTCGCCGACGGCCAGCCGGTGACGGACTCGGCAGCCGTGACGGTCGCGCCGGGGCCGAACGTGACCGAGCCGAACGCGACCACCCAGGCCTCGGTCGTCTTCGAGAACCAGACCTCCGACGGCACGAGCGTCACGGTCGCCAACGCGACCCTCCCTGATGACGGCTACGTGGCGATCCACGACTCCTCGCTGCTCGACGGCGAGGTCGTTGGCAGCGTCGTCGGTGTCTCCGAGTACCTGGGGAACGGTACCTACGAGAACCTCACGGTCACGCTGTTCGACGTGCCGGGTGCGACGTTCAACGAAACGGTGCTCACCGAGAACGACACCCTGATCGCCATGCCCCACGAGGAGACGAATAACAACACCGTCTACGACTTCGTCGCGACGGACGGCATGGAAGACGGACCGTTCCTGGTCGACGGGGAGCCCGTCGTCGACTCCGGGCTGGTGACCGTGGCGGCTATGACTCCGCCGGCCGACAACGGAACCGCAGGGAACGGCACGGCCGGTGACGGAACTGCGGGCAACGGCACGGCAGGAAACGGAACTGCGGGCAACGGAACAGCGGGGAACGGTACAGCCGGCAACGGGTGACCGGAGAGACGTTCCGGGCGCCACCCTTCCGGACATCCCCATCCGAACTCTCGCGTCCCGTTTTTTGCGCTGCCCCGTTCGCCGAGTCACAACACCCGGGAAGGCTGAGACCACGCCCGCCGCGGGAGCGGAGTCGCCCTGGCCCTTGCACCAACTCTTCGACAGTGGCTCCGTGCCGGCGGACGACCTTCTCACGCGGACGACCTTCTCACGCACCATGCACGCCTTCGCGCGATCCCGAAGCGAGAGGTATGAAGCGAGAGGTGTCCTCGGCACCGAACGAACTGAGAACGGGTCGTCTGTCAGGTTTGAGCCCTGCGGGTCGACAGAGAAACCGAGAGGAATCGGTCAGGACACGGAGGCGCCGACGTAGAGGACGACGACGAGGAACACCCAGACGACGTCGACGAAGTGCCAGTACATCGAGACGGTGGAGACGGAGGTGTGCTGGTCGGCGGAGTAGTGGCCCAGCCGTCCCCGGAAGTAGACGATTGCGAGCAACACGCCGCCCAGCGAGACGTGCAGGCCGTGGAGGCCGGTCAGGCCGTAGAAGGCCGAGCCGAAGGCACCGGTGAAGAGGTCGAAGCCCTCGTGGACGATGAACTCGTAGTACTCGAGCACCTGGCCGCCGATGAAGACCACCCCAAGCAGCAGGGTCACGCCGGTGAGCCGGACGAACCGTTGCTGGTTGCCCTTCCGGAGCGCGACGTGGGCGAAGTGCAGCGTGAAGCTGCTGGCGATCAGGATGGCGGTGTTGACCAGGACGAGACTCGAGAGGAGGTTCGGGAGTTCGGGCGACCAGGGGCCCGACCGGATGAAGAAGTAGTAGACGAAGCCGGCGCCGAAGGTGGCGACCTCCGACCCCAGAAACAGGAGCATCGCGAACTTGAGGCTGCTCCCGCTGTGGCCCTCGGTACCGTGTTTCAGGAAGCCGGCGATGAAGCCGTGGTAGAGCCAGCCGTACAGCCCGACCAGGAACAGCCCGGTCGAGCCGACGAGCACGCCCGGCCCGACCAGCGGGCCGATGACGTCGTAGCTGTGTCCCATGACGAACAGTGCGGCCCCGACGTAGATCCCGCCGACCCCGAGCGCGGCGATGAAGGGCCACCAGGAGGCCTCGCCGAAGCCGCGCGGCCAGTCCTCGACAGCCGGCAGGTGGTGGCCGCCGTGATCCTCTGAGTCGTCTGCGACGGTCATGCTCCGACGTTGCGAGTCGACTACCAAAAACCCTCCCAATGTGACCGCGGCGGAGTCCGCCGCCGCTCTCCCGCTCCGCCCGTCCCGACAGGTACTCGTCCCCGCCGACCCAAGCGCGTACATGTCCCGGCTCCGGGTCCGGCTGGCCGGCGCCGCCGCCGGCCTGCTCGCGCTCCTCGCCGTGGCCGACCCCGCCCTCGCCCACGGGGGTGCCATCGCCGCCAACCGCCAACCGGTGACCGTCCCCACCTGGCTCGTGTTGCTGACCGGGGGTGCGGCCGTCGGCGCCTCGTTCCTGCTCGCGACGTTCGTCACCGACCGGGCGATGGTCCGGGCGGTCGACGGCTGGCGCCGGCTGGTGCCCGCGCCCGGCCGGCTCGCCCGCGGGGTCGCGAAGGCCGTCGGCGTCCTCGGGCTGGTCGCCGTCCTGGCGGTCGCGGCTGTCGGCCCGACCGGGAACAACGCCGCCGTCCTCTTCGTCTGGGTTGGCTGGTGGGCCGGCTACACGATGACGACCTACCTGGTGGGCGACTCCTGGCCGGCGGTGAACCCCTGGCGAACCCTCGCCGGCCTGCTCCCCTCTATGGACGAGTCCTACCCCGACCGCCTCGGGTCGTGGCCGGCCACCCTGGCGCTGCTGGCGCTCATCTGGGTCGAGACCGTCAGCCCGATAACCGACGACCCGCGCCCGATGGCGGCCGTCGTCCTCGCGTACACGCTCGTGACGCTGACCGGTGCGGCCGTCTACGGGGCCGACCAGTGGTTCCGCCGCGCGGACCCGATGGCCCGGGTCTTCCGCTACTACGGGGCCGTTGCGCCCGTCCAGCGGACCGGCGACGGGCTCTCCGTCCGGCTCCCCGGCGGCGCCCTCTCCGAGCTGGAGGTCGAGGACGGCAGCGAGGTGGCCTTCGTGGTCGCGTTGCTATGGGCGACGACCTTCGACGGCTTCGTCTCGACTGCGGCGTGGGCCGGTGTTGCGGAAGGGGTCCGCGCCGCCGGGGTCCCGCTCGCGCTCGCGTACCTGGCTGTGCTCGCGGGCGGGTTCGGGCTCTTCCTCGGCGGCTACCGGCTGTCCTCGCGGCTCGCGCGCCGGACCGGCGACACCTACCTCTCGGCGGGCGTCGTCGCCCGCCGCTTTGCCCCCTCGCTTCTGGCCATTGCGGCCGGCTACCACCTCGCCCACTACCTGGGCTTTCTGCTCTCGCTGGCCCCGGCCATCGTGGTGCTGGCGGCGACGCCGCTGTCGGTGCCGGCCCAGGTCCCCGTCCTCCCGCTCCCGGGCTGGTTCGACCTGGTCGGGATGGCTGCCATCCTCCTCGGCCACGTGCTGGCAGTCTGGGTGGCCCACGCAACCGCCTACGACCTCTTCCCCGGCCGCCTGCAGGCGGTCCGGAGCCAGTACCCATTCATCGCGGTGATGGTCTTCTACACGATGACGAGCCTGTGGCTGCTCGCCCAGCCGGAGGTGCCGACGCCGTGAGCGAACGCGACGCGGCCGCCGAAGAGGCCCCCGGCCGGAACGGGCAGGAGGCGGCGGCGAGCCCGGCGGCACCCACCCACGTCGGGACGGGTCCCGGAACCCTCGACGGGGAGTTCGACCTCCCGGCCGACGCCCGCGCGGTCGAGTGTGGCTACTGCGGTCGGCCCTTCGCCGACGAGGAGTTGCTCGCGCTCCACCGGGGCCACGCCCACCACGACCGGCTCACCGCGGAGGAGCAGGCAGCCTTCGAGGCGGCCTACGAGGCCGAGACGACCGAGATGCGGCGCTTCCAGCTCAAGGCCGCCGGGGCGGTCATCCTCCTCTATTTCCTGCTTCTGATGGTCTACGCCCTCGTCTGAGAGTCGAAAGGTTGAGGTGTCCAACTGGCGGTATGAGAGGTATGGAACTTCGGGTCATCGAGAACGAGGCGACGGAACTCTCCATCGAGATCGCCGGCGAGGACCACACCTTTCTGAACGTCCTCAAGGGCGCGCTGCTCGAGACGGAGGGCGTGGCCGCCGCGACCTACGACATGAACCCCGAGCAGTCCGGCGGCCAGACCGACCCGATCCTCACGGTCAAGACCGACGAGGAGACCGACGCGCTGGACGCGCTCGAGGCGGGCGCCCAGCGGGTCATCGACAAGTCCGCCGACTTCCGGGACGCCTACGAGGCGGCGGTCTGATCAGCAGACGACCTGGAGCAGGTAGACCCGTCCGTCGGGGGTAGCGTGGAGGTCGAGACCGGTCCGCGCGCCCTCCATCGTGTCGGTCCCACGGTTCTGTACTGTGGCGGTGACCAGCGCGTCACCGAGCGACGCCGCCGAGGTAACCGAGCCCGTGCCGACGTTCGCGATGGCGACCTCCGGTGACCGCTCGCAGGCACCCTCCAGAACGCCCCGGATCTGGTCGTTTTCCTCGCGCGAGACTCCCTCCTCTTTCACGCGTTTCTGGTTGAGAAACGCTGCGACCGCGTCCAGGTCGCCGTCCCGGGAAAGCGGCGATACACTCGCCGACTCGCGTGCGTCGTTCAGGCGGGTCAGGTACGCCCGTTCGGCGTCGTCGAAGGAGACGTTGCCGGCGGCCGCGGCGTCGCCCGGCACGTCAGAAACTTCGGGAACGCCGCCGCCAAAGCCGGGGATGTCGACGATACCGGTGACGCCGAGGGCGAAGATGCCCGCGACCGCGAGCACCACCACGAGCCCGAGGATGTACCTGGGAGTGAGGAGGTCGAAATACCCCGGCACCTCGAGTTCGTCGTCGCTGACCTCCTGGCGCTGCAGTTCGAGGTCGGCGTTGCCACACCGGCTGCAGGGCGGGTTGTGCTTGGTGTGCTCGCGGCCACACGCCGTGCAGACCCAGACCGTCGCCTCCGAGCCCAGCGTCTCCTCGGAGTTCGCGACCGGAACGACCGCCCGCTCGAAACTCCCGTGACCGCAGTTGTCACACGGCGGGTCGTCTTCCTCGTGAGGTTTGCCACACCACTCACACCGCCACTCCATCGCTTCCACGTAGTGGATTCCGGGCGAAAAGGCTGCCGTTTGGCGGCCACGCTCCCGGCCGTCCGTGCCACGGGCGCCGCCCCGTCTCCGTGCCGCCGGACTCGAGCTTCGCTCCTGCCCCGACGTGTCTACGGGTTTTCCGCCGGGACCGCTATGTACGTCCAGTACGTAGGCGGGCTATGAGCGACAACACGCAGGAGCGAGACCGGGTCGCGGAACTGGAGGCGGAGGTCGACCGGCTGCGCGAGCAGGTCGAGGAACAGCGGGAGGTGCTCAGTATCCTCGCGGCCGGCCAGCAGTCCGAGACCCTCCCCGACCTGGGCTGTCCGTACTGCGGCGAGGGAACGCTCGTCGGGAGCAGCGGCATCTCCTGGACGCAGGTCGAGTGCACCGCCTGTGATTTTAAAGAATACCTCTGACCTACAGCCGCACAGGGATCCCGCGCTCGTCGAGGTACTACGACCACTTTTTACTGCGTCGGGTCGCGGCCTCGCCGCGACCTCTCCTTGCAAAAACGTGGGGAAAAACGTTTCCGCGCGAGGCCGGCGGCCTCGCGCGGAATGAACCGCCTCACTCCGTTCGGCGGACGAATTACAGCCGCACCGGAATCCCGCGCTCGTCGAGATACTCCTTGACCTCGCGGATCGAGTACTCCCCGAAGTGGAAGATCGAGGCCGCGAGCGCCGCGTCGGCGTCGGCCTCGGTGAACACCTCGTAGGCGTCCTCCGGCCCGCCACACCCCGACGAGGCGATGACGGGCGTCGAGACGGCGTCACAGACCGCCCTCATCAGCGGGATGTCGTAGCCGTCCTTGGTGCCGTCGGCGTCGATGGAGTTGATGAAGAGTTCCCCCGCCCCGCGCTGCTCGGCCTCCCGTGCCCACGCGACGGCGTCGATACCGGTCCCCTCGCGGCCGCCCTTGACGGTGCACTCGAACCAGCAGGACTCCCCGTCGACCTGCGCGTAGTGTTCGCCCTCCTCGTCGAAGCGACGGCGGGCGTCGACGGAGATGACGATACACTGGCTGCCGAAGGCCGCGGCGCCCTCCCCGACCAGTTCGGGGCGCTCCAGCGCGCCGGTGTTGATCGAGACCTTGTCGGCGCCCGCACGGAGCGTCTCCTTGACGTCATCGCGGGTGCGGATGCCGCCGCCGACGGTCAGGGGAATGAAGACCTCGTCGGCGACGCCCTCGACGACGTCGAGCATCGTCTCCCGGCCCTCCGCGGAGGCAGTGATGTCGAGGAAGACGAACTCGTCGGCGCCGGCTTCGTTGTAGCGTTTGGCCATCTCGACGGGGTCACCGGTGTACTTCAGCTCCTCGAAGTTCACCCCCGTGTAGACCGCGGCCTCGCCGTTCTCGTCGATGTCCACGTCGATACACGGGATGATGCGTTTTGTCAGCGTCATAGGTCTGGGGTCGCGGCCCCGGCGAGCGGTCGGGGCCAGCGGCGGGTCACACCTCCACGGATGCCCCGCCGCCTCATAAATGAGTCGCGTCGGCCGTGCGGGGCGGAGAGCCGGTCGGGCGGTGGGGCTCGTACGGTCACTCCGGTCTGTGCCGGTCAGTCGGCGCTCTGCTTCGGGACGTACCGGCAGTCCGTACAGGCCCACTCGCGGTCGAAGACGACTGCGCCGTCACACTCGGGACACCGGTACGTTCCAGCGGGAGTCTCCTGGGTCGTTGCCATCACTTCACCCTGAGACACCGAGGAATATGAGTGTTGTTATGATATTGACAATACAATATTAGGTCGTCTAGATCGCCATCAGAGCGGATTTGGGCGGTGATCGGCCGTTCCGCCGGCTCACAGACGTCGCTTCCTGCGCTCTGTTCCGGGATCGCGGTTTTCGTATGAGGGGCATAAAGGATCACACCTGACCGGCGCCGGGGGGGCAGTGCCGGCTCGTCGGTCCGGGGCGGCCGCGGCTGTCGCCCGTCGACAGGAATAAACCGGTCGCTCCGAACGTAGGCGTGTGTCATCGACGCCGTCGGTGCTGGTGGTCGGCGGCGGGTCGACGGGCGCCGGCGTCGCCCGGGACCTCGCCATGCGGGGGCTGGAGGTCACCCTCGTCGAGCAGGGCAACCTCACCCACGGCACCACCGGCCGGATGCACGGCCTGCTGCACAGCGGCGGCCGCTACGCCGTCGCCGACC
It encodes:
- a CDS encoding cytochrome c oxidase subunit 3; translated protein: MTVADDSEDHGGHHLPAVEDWPRGFGEASWWPFIAALGVGGIYVGAALFVMGHSYDVIGPLVGPGVLVGSTGLFLVGLYGWLYHGFIAGFLKHGTEGHSGSSLKFAMLLFLGSEVATFGAGFVYYFFIRSGPWSPELPNLLSSLVLVNTAILIASSFTLHFAHVALRKGNQQRFVRLTGVTLLLGVVFIGGQVLEYYEFIVHEGFDLFTGAFGSAFYGLTGLHGLHVSLGGVLLAIVYFRGRLGHYSADQHTSVSTVSMYWHFVDVVWVFLVVVLYVGASVS
- the hisF gene encoding imidazole glycerol phosphate synthase subunit HisF — protein: MTLTKRIIPCIDVDIDENGEAAVYTGVNFEELKYTGDPVEMAKRYNEAGADEFVFLDITASAEGRETMLDVVEGVADEVFIPLTVGGGIRTRDDVKETLRAGADKVSINTGALERPELVGEGAAAFGSQCIVISVDARRRFDEEGEHYAQVDGESCWFECTVKGGREGTGIDAVAWAREAEQRGAGELFINSIDADGTKDGYDIPLMRAVCDAVSTPVIASSGCGGPEDAYEVFTEADADAALAASIFHFGEYSIREVKEYLDERGIPVRL
- a CDS encoding DNA-directed RNA polymerase subunit L, whose protein sequence is MELRVIENEATELSIEIAGEDHTFLNVLKGALLETEGVAAATYDMNPEQSGGQTDPILTVKTDEETDALDALEAGAQRVIDKSADFRDAYEAAV
- a CDS encoding DUF7410 domain-containing protein, with product MSERDAAAEEAPGRNGQEAAASPAAPTHVGTGPGTLDGEFDLPADARAVECGYCGRPFADEELLALHRGHAHHDRLTAEEQAAFEAAYEAETTEMRRFQLKAAGAVILLYFLLLMVYALV